One region of Solanum pennellii chromosome 6, SPENNV200 genomic DNA includes:
- the LOC107021116 gene encoding uncharacterized protein LOC107021116 isoform X2 has translation MASSGSSCADLKKMEDEFRAYEMSLMNPPSSIDDLFKILQKVESSLKMVSQEPFDSTISAIQPLMKALARNELLGHTSEDVKVSVISSVTEISRIYAPNRPYDDDRQMEEILRQTVMTFKKLADVTSRSYRKVVRVLELFAKVRFTAMILDLENETLIIEIFKIFLEVIRPYHPHNIFTWMKEIMTRLIEGSDEISVELLQLLLDRVKIDNQMDSPIASYLVEEVLKDCAAIVKPYFSDALKSMSFDPADYAQTIALLCNEMPKGKEMMATENVPATVHCVKVGPSEAKCCELARQDDTHREKRKDTCLTNIIKPVNPEDVHPAGNVPKENQEETGSHKLTGHPVKVGPSEAKFCEPVLQDDIHREKLKDTCTTNIMKPDNPENVQPATNVPKENQEGTGSHELTGSSGHHSLVSENHNNSTGSHGHLCQPKRKEIPINNDDELVVSIPIGDVPQSQVQKKDSLHLGERTKRTQCAKRKLGSDSKKNESASDCETERKSESGIKNEEGNLEEHKEPTLQQIFGIKLWKKKTKKTTNTEESRDKDSERARTSKDHGAELIGTKIKVWWPLEQAFYKGVISSFDSETNKHQVVYDDGEVEKLRLHKERWEMLEDNSSQKDSKRLCSIKDYGTELVGDRIKVWWPLDEKFYEGVISSFDFETNKHKVVYDDGEVEILRLYKQRWTMLEDNSSQKDFKRTFTMKDYGKELVGARIKVWWPLDEKFYEGVVSSFDPVERKHKVVYNDGETEKLRLHKEQWEMLEDNSTQKLHRTMD, from the exons ATGGCTAGTTCTGGCTCCTCCTGTGCTGACTTGAAAAAGATGGAAGATGAGTTCAGAGCTTATGAGATGAGCCTCATGAATCCTCCCTCTTCCATCGATGACCTCTTCAAAATTCTTCAg AAAGTTGAGTCATCATTGAAAATGGTTAGTCAAGAACCATTTGATTCGACAATAAGTGCAATTCAACCTTTAATGAAAGCACTGGCTAGGAATGAACTATTGGGGCATACAAGTGAAGATGTCAAAGTTTCAGTGATTTCTTCTGTCACTGAAATTTCTCGAATATATGCCCCAAATCGCCCTTACGATGATGATAGACAAATGGAG GAAATTCTCCGGCAAACCGTAATGACTTTCAAAAAGTTAGCTGATGTGACTAGCCGCAGCTATCGTAAGGTGGTTCGAGTTCTGGAGTTATTCGCTAAAGTAAGGTTCACTGCGATGATATTGGACCTCGAGAATGAAACGCTAATCATCGAgatattcaaaatttttctCGAGGTCATCAG GCCCTACCATCCTCATAATATATTCACTTGGATGAAAGAAATCATGACTCGGCTCATAGAAGGCAGTGATGAAATCTCAGTAGAGCTTCTACAGCTTCTTCTTGATAGAGTCAAAATTGATAATCAG ATGGATTCACCCATTGCatcatacttggtggaggaaGTCCTAAAAGACTGTGCTGCAATTGTTAAACCGTACTTTTCAGATGCCCTAAAATCAATGAGCTTTGATCCTGCTGATTATGCTCAAACGATTgctttattatgcaatgaaatgccaaaaggaaaagaaatg atGGCAACTGAAAATGTGCCTGCTACTGTACATTGCGTAAAAGTTGGTCCATCTGAGGCTAAATGTTGTGAGCTAGCGCGGCAGGATGACACTCACAGGGAGAAGCGAAAGGATACTTGTCTAACTAACATCATAAAACCAGTCAATCCAGAAGATGTGCACCCAGCAGGAAATGTGCCAAAAGAAAACCAGGAAGAGACTGGAAGCCATAAACTTACAGGTCATCCTGTAAAAGTTGGTCCATCCGAGGCTAAATTTTGTGAGCCAGTGCTGCAGGATGACATTCACAGGGAGAAGCTAAAGGACACTTGTACAACAAACATCATGAAACCTGACAATCCAGAAAATGTGCAACCAGCAACAAATGTGCCAAAAGAAAACCAGGAAGGGACTGGAAGTCATGAACTTACAGGTAGTAGTGGCCATCATTCTTTGGTGTCTGAAAATCACAATAATAGCACTGGAAGTCATGGTCATTTGTGTCAGCCCAAGAGAAAAGAGATCCCGATAAATAACGATGATGAGCTGGTTGTGTCAATTCCAATAGGAGATGTGCCACAATCCCAAGTTCAGAAAAAAGATTCTCTTCATTTGGGAGAGAGAACCAAGCGGACACAGTGTGCCAAAAGAAAACTAGGAAGCGACTCAAAGAAGAATGAGTCTGCTTCAGATTGTGAAACAGAGAGAAAATCTGAATCTggcataaaaaatgaagaaggaaaccTCGAAGAACACAAAGAGCCAACACTGCAACAAATTTTTGGAATCAAACTGTggaagaagaagacgaagaaAACAACTAATACTGAAGAATCTAGAGATAAG GATTCTGAAAGGGCTCGTACCAGCAAAGATCATGGTGCAGAACTGATCGGCACTAAAATAAAAGTTTGGTGGCCATTGGAGCAAGC GTTTTACAAGGGAGTCATTTCTTCTTTTGATTCTGAGACAAACAAACACCAG GTCGTATATGATGATGGTGAAGTAGAGAAACTGAGACTACATAAAGAACGATGGGAAATGCTTGAAGACAATTCATCTCAAAAG GATTCCAAAAGGCTTTGTTCCATCAAAGATTATGGTACGGAACTGGTTGGCGATAGAATAAAAGTTTGGTGGCCATTGGATGAAAA GTTTTACGAGGGAGTCAtttcttcttttgattttgAGACAAACAAACACAAG GTCGTATATGATGATGGTGAAGTAGAGATTTTGAGACTATATAAACAACGTTGGACGATGCTTGAAGACAATTCATCTCAAAAG gaTTTTAAAAGGACTTTTACCATGAAAGATTATGGTAAGGAACTGGTTGGCGCTAGGATAAAAGTTTGGTGGCCATTGGATGAAAA GTTTTACGAGGGAGTAGTTTCTTCTTTTGATCCTGTGGAAAGGAAACACAAG GTCGTATATAATGATGGTGAAACAGAGAAATTGAGGCTACATAAAGAACAATGGGAGATGCTTGAAGATAATTCAACTCAAAAG CTGCACAGGACCATGGATTAG